Below is a window of Paraburkholderia kururiensis DNA.
AGCCGCCCAGCACGCCGATCACGAGCGCCGCCACCGTGCTCGCGCTCGAAATGATCAGCGAATTCACGAAGTACTTCGCGATGGGCAATGACGCCATGGCGCCGAAGCCGAACATCGCGCGGAAATTATCGAGCGTGTAGCTGCCCGCGGCGAACGGCGACTCGTTCGAGAGGATCGCGACGTTCGGGCGAAACGCGTTGAGCACGACCCAGAGGCCGGGCAGGCAGATCACCGACATTACGACGAATACGCCCAGCCACAACGCACAGCGTTTGACGGCCGCGCTCCACTGAAACGGCGTGGATGCGGGAAGCAGGGGTTGGGCAGCTTGTGGCTCGTTCATCTATCCCGGTCCCATGTGCCGGCGGGCGGCATTGAGTTTGCGAAAGAAGTACAGCGTGAAGAGAATCGACACGAGCACGGACACGTATCCGATGGCGTTCGCGTAGCCCATGTGCGAATCGTCGTAGGCGATGCGGCCCACCATGGTCCATAGCAGTTCGGTGCGCCCGCCGGGACCGCCGTTCGTCATGATCCGCACGATGTCGTAGGCGCGGCCCACGTCGAGCGAGCGGATCGTCATCGCGATGTAGATGAACGGCATGAGGTACGGCAGCGTCACGTAGCGGAAGGTCTGCCACGGCGTGCAGCCATCCACCTTCGAAGCTTCGATGGGGTCTTTAGGCAATGCCATGAGCCCGGCCAGCAGGATCACGGCGAACACGGGCGTCGAGTTCCACACTTCGGCCGCGATCAGCGAGGCAAGCGCCAGATTTTCGTTGACGAGAAACGGCACCGAGGTCCGCATGCCGAAGAGCGACTGGAGCAGATGATTGATCACGCCTGTGCTGTCGTTGAGCATGAACTTGAACTGGAACCCCACGAGTACGGGCGAAAACATCATGGGGAACATCATCACGGTGCGCAGCGCGCGCTGCCCTGCCGTCACGCGATTCAGCAGCAACGCGATGCCGAGCCCCAGCAGCATTTCCAGGTTCAACGCCACCGTGAGAAACAGCACCGTGCGGCCGAATGCCGACCAGAACTCGCCGTTGCCGAGTGCGCGCGCGTAATTGCGCCAGCCGATGAAGTGCGTGAGCGTGGCCGGGTCCGTGAGCCGGTACGACGTGAAGCTCGTGTACAGCGAGAACAGCAGCGGCAGCACGACGACGACGGCGACCGAAACGAACGCCGGCAGCAGCAGCTTCGCGGGCAGCGACAAACGCTCGCGCACCACCTGCGGCACATAGAGGTCGCGTCGCGTGAGTTGCGGATTGCCAGAGTGCATGTCGTCGCCGTCCCGTCGTTCGAGGTTCGTCATCAGTCGATCAATTGCTTACACGCTTACTCGTTATCGGCCGCGTCCTGCATGATGTCCGAGACTTTTTTCGCGGCGTCGTCGAGTGCCGCTTTCGAACTCTTGTCGCCGATGATCGCCTTCTGCAGTTCCGGCCACAGCGCATTGGAGATCTCGTTCCACTGCGCGATGCGCGGCGGCGTGAACGAATCGTCCTTCGCGGCGGCGCTGAATACGGCGATGGCGTTCGCCATGTAGTCGTCGTGCTTCGCCTGAAACTCCTTCACCGCATCGCGCTGCGCGTCGAGCCGCGACGGAATGGTGCCGAGGCGCGCCTCCACCATCTGCGAATCATGGCTCGTGAGGAACTGGATGAAGCTCGCCGCCACCTCGGGCCGGGTGCACGCCTTCGTGATCGAGAAACTATGCGAACCCGACCAGCCCGGACGCTTGCCCGCCGCGCCGAGCGGCGCGCGCACCACGCCCACGTTGCCCGCAAGCTTCGACGTCTTCGGGTCGTTGTAGAACGACGCGAAGCCCGGCCAGTCCATGTCGAGTGCCACCTTGCCCGCGGCGAAGTTGTTGCCCAGGTCGTCCCACACGTAGTTGGGCGCGCCCTTCGGCACGGCGCCGGCCTTGTAGAGGTCGACGAACCAGTCGAGCGTCTTCACGCCCGCGGGCGAGTTGAACACGGGGCGCATTTTTGCGTCGAGCAACTGGCCGCCGTTCGCGACGAGCAACGAATAGAAGGTGCCGGTCAGCGCCTCGTCCTTGCCGGGGAACTGCGTGCCGTAAAAGCCGGGGGCCTTCGTGAAGAACTTCGCCTGCTGCGTGAATTCGGTGAAATTCTTCGGCGGCGTCAGCGCTTCGTTAAACTGCTTGCGGTAGGCGGCTTGAATGGCGGGGTCGTCGAAGACGGTCTTGTCGTAGTAGAGCGCCTCGATGTCGGTCGAGCGCGGAATCTGCACGAGATGCCCCTTCACTTCCGACTGCTTGAGCAGACTGGGCGCGAATTGCGCGAGATAGTCCGCGGGAAAGAGGTCCTTCAGGTCGCGGAAAATCGGATACTGCGCCGCGAAGTTCGTGTGGTTCGACGACACGCAATAGTCGATGTGATTCGACGCGATGTCCTGCTTGAGTTCGCGGTCGAGTTCGAAATGGCTCTTGCGCGACACGATCTCCACCTTCGCGCCCGTCTGCTTTTCCCACAGCGGGATACGCGTATAGAGCGCCTCGTACTGCACGCCGCCTATCAGCTTCACGCGCAGCGTGTAGCCCTTGTATTCGTTGTCGGCATGCGCCGCGCCGGCAGCGACAATGCCCGCCAACGCCAGTACCGACACCACCGCCCGCACGATCGCACCGCGTGCAGACTTCCTCCTGTTGTAGTCCGACATGTTGCGTCTCCTTGTGTTGGCTCTGTGTTGGCCGTCTGTGTTGGCCGCCATGCCGCGACGGCTTCGCTGTTGCGGTTGTCATGCGATGCATCGTGCTGCTTCGTCGTGGCGGGTGTTCCTGCCGCCCTGCCCTTGCCCCTTGTCCTCGCACATCGCGTCGGCGCGCAGGGCATTAACCCTCAACGAAGACGGCGGCCGCTTTCCTCGTCGAACAGATACACGTGCTCCGGTGCCGCGTGCAGGGCCGTGACGTGGCCCGGCTTCAACGCGGCGCGGCCGTTCACCAACACGCAGCACCGCTCGCCGGCCACGGTGCCGAACAGTTCGGTTGCCGCGCCCGTGGGTTCCACCACGTCGACGCAGAACGGCAGACTGCCGTCAGCGTCCGGCACCAGATGCTCGGGCCGCACGCCGACCGTCACGCGCTGGCCCGGGGCCGCTGCCACAACGGGCGCTGCCAGCGCACTTGCACCGATGCGCACCTGCGCGCCCTCGCCCGTCCGCTCATAGACGCCGCCGAAGCGGTTCATGGCCGGCGAACCGATGAAGCCCGCGACGAACAGGTTGTCGGGGTCGTCGTACAGGTCGAGCGGCGCGCCGATCTGTTCGATCGCCCCGCCGTTCAGCACGACGATGCGGTCGGCCATGGTCATCGCCTCGATCTGGTCGTGCGTCACGTACACGGTGGTCGCCTTCAGACGCTGGTGCAGCGCGCGGATTTCGGCCCGCATCTGCACGCGCAGCTTCGCGTCGAGATTCGACAACGGTTCGTCGAAGAGAAAGACTTTCGGGTCGCGCACGATCGCGCGGCCCATCGCCACGCGCTGCCGCTGCCCGCCCGACAGATGGCGCGGATAGCGGTCCACGAGGCTCTCCAGCCCGAGAATGGCCACGGCCTCGCGGGCGCGCGCATCGATCTCTTGCGGTTTCAGGTCGCGCAGCTTCAGCGCGAACGTGAGGTTGTCCAGCACGCTCATATGCGGATAGAGCGCGTAGTTCTGGAACACCATCGCGATGTCGCGTTCCTTGGGCGGCAGGCTGTTGACCACCCGCCCGTCGATCAGGATGCGCCCGTGCGTCACGCCATCCAGGCCCGCCAGCGCCCGCAGCAAGGTGGACTTGCCGCAGCCGCTCGGCCCCACCAGCACGAGGAACTCGCCATTGCGCACGGTCAGGTCGATGCGCTTGAGCACCGACACCGCGCCGAACGACTTCTGCACCTGCTCGAATACCACTTCGGCCATGCACCTCTCCTCCAGCGGAACCGCGTCTGCGCCCCTGCGCAGCGCCCGACACCCTGTGCGTATATTTTATTTATAAAATTCATTTTTATACATAAAATGATGATCGGTGTTTTCCCGCCCCTCGCGGCGCGCCTGCGCAGCGGCATATGCGCGCCGGCGGCCCGCGGTGCGGCACTACAATCCACTGCGGACGACCTCCGAACCTTTCCCCTGGCTCTGCGAAGGACACTACGTTGGACACGACGCGCTACTCGGCACCGGCTCTCGAAAAGGGCCTCGACATCATCGAACTGCTGGCCGACCATCCCGAGGGCTTGTCACTGGTCGAGCTCGGCCGCGCGCTGGGCCGCACGACGAACGAGATCTTCCGGATGGTCGTGACGCTGCAGACGCGCGGCTACCTGGTCGCGAATGGCGAACGCTATGCGCTCTCGCTGCTGCTCTTCCGGCTCGCGCACCGGCATCAACCGGTGCGTTCGCTCGTGTCCACAGCGTTGCCGCTGCTCACGCAGCTCGCGAACGAGGTGCGGCAGTCGTTTCATCTGTGCGTCTATCAGGCGGGGCGCGTGATCATCGTGGCGGGGGTCGAAAGTCCCGAGCGCTGGGGGTTCTCGCTGAAGGTGGGCACGCTCATCGGCATGACGGACACGGCTTCCGGGCAGGTGCTGATGGCGTTCCAGGACCTGGCCGAGCGCCAACGCATGCTCGCGCTGCACGTGCCCGTGGATGGCGAACTCGAAGTCGATGCTGCCGCTCTGGCGCACGAACTCGACGTGATCCGCCAGCGCGGTTTCGCCCGCATGCCGAGCCGCCAGGTGAAAGGCGTGCGCAATCTCGCCTACCCGGTGTTCGGCCGCGACGGACACGCCATCGCGTCGTTGACCACGCCTTATATCGAGCGCATCGACAATGCGCCCGTGCCGTCGATTGCCGAGGTCGGCGAGAAGATGAAGGAAGCGGCCAACATGCTGACCACGCTGATGGGCCTCGACGTGTACTGGCACGCGCCATCGGCGTGAGTCGGGCCATGTCGCGGCCCGGCGGCCGGTTATCGGCCGCCCGTTATCGGTTATGCCGATGTCGCCATGAATATCGGCAAAAGCGATATATTGAATTTATCGCCATCTCCGATATACTGCGTTTATCGACATCACCGATATTCCTCCCATGCGGCAACTCATCACCACACCCGAGCAGATCGGACAGATCCTGCGCAGCGCGCGGCGCGCGAAGGGACTGTCGCAGGCGCAGGCCGGCATCCGGCTCGGGCTCAGCCAGAACCGCGTGTCCGAGCTCGAGAAGGGCGCGGCCGCCGCGACCGTCGCCCAGTTGCTTGCCATGACCGCGCTCTACGACCTCCAGCTCGAAGTCGCGAGCCGCGGCGAGCGTGGCGAGGCCACCGCGACCGCGTGGTAGTCATGGGCCGTCCTTCCCATACCCGCGCCCTTTCGGTCTGGGCCAACGGCGCGCGCATCGGCGAGTGGCGCAACCCGGCCAGCGGTGCCATGGAATTCCAGTACGACGCAGCCTGGATGACCTCGCCGCTTGGCCGCCCGCTCTCGCTCTCGCTGCCGTTCGGCGTGGACACCACGCCGCTGCGCGGCGACCGCGTGCGCAACTTCTTCGAGAATCTGCTGCCGGACAACGAGGCCATTCGCCAGCGCATCGGCGCGCGCTTCAAGACGCCCTCGCTCGACGCGTTCGACCTGCTCGAAGCCATCGGCCGCGACTGCGTGGGCGCCTTGCAGATTCTGCCGGCGGACGCGACCTCCGACGGCTGGGATGCCATCAGCGGACGCGTGCTGGACGAAGCCGCCATCGAGCGCCACCTGCTGGACACGGTATCGCTCAACCCCGGCCGCACGGCGGCGGATCAGGACCCCGACGACTTCCGCATTTCGCTTGCCGGCGCTCAGGAGAAGACCGCTTTCCTGCGCCACGAGGGCCACTGGATGCTCCCGCACGGCGCCACGCCCACCACCCACATCTTCAAGCTGCCGCTCGGGCTGATCGGCGGGCGCAAGGTCGACATGCAGGCCTCGGTCGAAAACGAGTGGCTCTGCATGCGCCTCCTTGCCGCCTACGGGTTGCCGGTCGCGTCCACGGAGATGCTTCAGTTCGGCGGCCAGAAGGTGCTCGCCGTGGCGCGCTTCGACCGCCGCTTCACGCCGGACGGGAAGACGCTGCTACGTCTTCCGCAGGAAGATTTCTGCCAGGCGCTCGGCCTGCCCCCTCACCTGAAGTACCAGCGCGACGGCGGGCCGGGGCTCGTGCAGATTGCGGACCGGCTTCGGCAGTCCGCGAACGGGCAGCGGGACATCGAAACGCTGCTGAGCGCCCAGATTCTGTTCTGGATGCTGGCCGCGCCCGATGGTCACGCGAAGAACTTCAGCATCCATCTGCTGGCGCGCGGCGCCTTCGCGCTCACGCCGCTCTACGACGTGATGTCGATCTGGCCCGTGGAAGGCGACGGCGGCAGCCAGTGGTCGTGGTACAAGGCGCGCCTCGCCATGGCCGTTCCCGGCAAGCACGCCCGCTACCGCATGCAGGAAATCCGCCGCGCTCATCTGGACGAGATGGCGCGGCGCTGCTTCTACGGCGAGAACGCGGCGTCGCTCATCGCGCCCATCGTCGAAAGAACGCCCGCGGTCATCGCCGAAGTGGGCGCGGCGTTGCCGCCCGGCTTTCCATCGCGTGTGGCAGAGACCATTTTCGCGGGACTGCAACGCAATGCCGACGCACTCGCAGGCGGGTACGACTGATCACGGCCCCGCGCTCAGCCGCGATTGCCGAGCGCGCGCTCGATTTTCCGGTCCGTCTTGTACTGCCCCAACGCGTACACCGACCAGATCGCGGCGGGCAGCCAGCCGATGATCGTGATCTGCAACACGAGACAGATGATGCCGGCGATGGGACGGCCGATCGTGAAGAACTGAAGCCAGGGCAAAAGCAGGGCAAGCAGAAGGCGCATGGGGTTCCTCGCAGAGTCTGGTGCCGGGGCGTTCATGCCCGGGCGTTGGTCGTGGTGGCAGGCAGGCGTTCAGGTGCCCGCCTGCGGGAATTATCGCAGCGGTGAATGGACCGGCAAACTGGACCGGCAAATGAACGGCAAAACGGGACGGGCAACCGGTGCACCAACAAGCGGATGACCCGGCGAAACGGTCATGAAACGCATCTGCGTGACGCCATGACACCAGAATGCGAATATTCCGTTTCGCGCAGGTCGCCGCACCGACGTCTGTCACGCAATCGCACAAAATCGTTCTTCACCGATGCCCCACCCTTCGCAACCGCCCGTCATCGTCTGGTTTCGCGACGACCAGCGTCTCGCGGACCATCCCGCTCTGGATCACGCCGTGGCGAGCGGCCACCCCGTCGTCTGCGTGTATGTCTACGACCCTGAGCCGCGCAACGCGCGTGCGCTGGGCGGCGCCGCGCGCTGGTGGGTGCACGAATCGCTGCGCGAACTCGACGCGGCGCTCGCCGCGCGCGGCGGCGGTCTGACCATTCTGCGCGGCCCCGAACAACAGGTCATCGAGGCGTTCGCCGCGCAGATCGGTGCGGCCAGGGTGTGCTGGAACCGCCGCTATTCGGCGGCACAGCGCGAGACGGATGCCGCCATCAAGTCGGCGCTGAAAGCGCGCGGCATCGAGGTGCTTACCTTCAACGGACACCTGCTGCGCGAGCCCTGGACCGTCACGACCCGCGGCGGCCAACCGTTTCAGGTATTTACGGCCTACTGGCGCGCGGCGCGTCACGACTACGCGCCCGAGCCGCCACGCCCGGCGCCTCGCCGCATCGCGTTCTTTCCCGTGCCGGAAAACGTCGCCTCGCGCGTGAGCGCTCTCGCCGACCTGAAGCTGCAACCCTCCGCACCGGACTGGGCCGGCGGCCTGCGCGACACCTGGCAATGCGGCGAAGCAGCGGGACAACACCGGCTCCGGCAGTTCCTCGCCGACACGCTGACCGCTTACGCCACCGGCCGCGACACGCCCGCCGCGCACGCCACGAGCCGGCTGTCGCCGTATCTTCGCTTCGGCAATCTCTCGGTACGGCAGGTGTGGTACGCGGCGCTGGAGGCGGGGCACGCGGGTGCCGAGGCGAGTCCTGCCTCCCATACCGCGGCGAGCCTCGACAAGTTTCTCGACGAACTCGGCTGGCGCGAATTCTCGTACCAC
It encodes the following:
- a CDS encoding carbohydrate ABC transporter permease, with protein sequence MHSGNPQLTRRDLYVPQVVRERLSLPAKLLLPAFVSVAVVVVLPLLFSLYTSFTSYRLTDPATLTHFIGWRNYARALGNGEFWSAFGRTVLFLTVALNLEMLLGLGIALLLNRVTAGQRALRTVMMFPMMFSPVLVGFQFKFMLNDSTGVINHLLQSLFGMRTSVPFLVNENLALASLIAAEVWNSTPVFAVILLAGLMALPKDPIEASKVDGCTPWQTFRYVTLPYLMPFIYIAMTIRSLDVGRAYDIVRIMTNGGPGGRTELLWTMVGRIAYDDSHMGYANAIGYVSVLVSILFTLYFFRKLNAARRHMGPG
- a CDS encoding ABC transporter substrate-binding protein, which encodes MSDYNRRKSARGAIVRAVVSVLALAGIVAAGAAHADNEYKGYTLRVKLIGGVQYEALYTRIPLWEKQTGAKVEIVSRKSHFELDRELKQDIASNHIDYCVSSNHTNFAAQYPIFRDLKDLFPADYLAQFAPSLLKQSEVKGHLVQIPRSTDIEALYYDKTVFDDPAIQAAYRKQFNEALTPPKNFTEFTQQAKFFTKAPGFYGTQFPGKDEALTGTFYSLLVANGGQLLDAKMRPVFNSPAGVKTLDWFVDLYKAGAVPKGAPNYVWDDLGNNFAAGKVALDMDWPGFASFYNDPKTSKLAGNVGVVRAPLGAAGKRPGWSGSHSFSITKACTRPEVAASFIQFLTSHDSQMVEARLGTIPSRLDAQRDAVKEFQAKHDDYMANAIAVFSAAAKDDSFTPPRIAQWNEISNALWPELQKAIIGDKSSKAALDDAAKKVSDIMQDAADNE
- a CDS encoding ABC transporter ATP-binding protein; translated protein: MAEVVFEQVQKSFGAVSVLKRIDLTVRNGEFLVLVGPSGCGKSTLLRALAGLDGVTHGRILIDGRVVNSLPPKERDIAMVFQNYALYPHMSVLDNLTFALKLRDLKPQEIDARAREAVAILGLESLVDRYPRHLSGGQRQRVAMGRAIVRDPKVFLFDEPLSNLDAKLRVQMRAEIRALHQRLKATTVYVTHDQIEAMTMADRIVVLNGGAIEQIGAPLDLYDDPDNLFVAGFIGSPAMNRFGGVYERTGEGAQVRIGASALAAPVVAAAPGQRVTVGVRPEHLVPDADGSLPFCVDVVEPTGAATELFGTVAGERCCVLVNGRAALKPGHVTALHAAPEHVYLFDEESGRRLR
- a CDS encoding IclR family transcriptional regulator, with the protein product MDTTRYSAPALEKGLDIIELLADHPEGLSLVELGRALGRTTNEIFRMVVTLQTRGYLVANGERYALSLLLFRLAHRHQPVRSLVSTALPLLTQLANEVRQSFHLCVYQAGRVIIVAGVESPERWGFSLKVGTLIGMTDTASGQVLMAFQDLAERQRMLALHVPVDGELEVDAAALAHELDVIRQRGFARMPSRQVKGVRNLAYPVFGRDGHAIASLTTPYIERIDNAPVPSIAEVGEKMKEAANMLTTLMGLDVYWHAPSA
- a CDS encoding helix-turn-helix domain-containing protein is translated as MRQLITTPEQIGQILRSARRAKGLSQAQAGIRLGLSQNRVSELEKGAAAATVAQLLAMTALYDLQLEVASRGERGEATATAW
- a CDS encoding type II toxin-antitoxin system HipA family toxin, whose product is MGRPSHTRALSVWANGARIGEWRNPASGAMEFQYDAAWMTSPLGRPLSLSLPFGVDTTPLRGDRVRNFFENLLPDNEAIRQRIGARFKTPSLDAFDLLEAIGRDCVGALQILPADATSDGWDAISGRVLDEAAIERHLLDTVSLNPGRTAADQDPDDFRISLAGAQEKTAFLRHEGHWMLPHGATPTTHIFKLPLGLIGGRKVDMQASVENEWLCMRLLAAYGLPVASTEMLQFGGQKVLAVARFDRRFTPDGKTLLRLPQEDFCQALGLPPHLKYQRDGGPGLVQIADRLRQSANGQRDIETLLSAQILFWMLAAPDGHAKNFSIHLLARGAFALTPLYDVMSIWPVEGDGGSQWSWYKARLAMAVPGKHARYRMQEIRRAHLDEMARRCFYGENAASLIAPIVERTPAVIAEVGAALPPGFPSRVAETIFAGLQRNADALAGGYD
- a CDS encoding YqaE/Pmp3 family membrane protein, producing the protein MRLLLALLLPWLQFFTIGRPIAGIICLVLQITIIGWLPAAIWSVYALGQYKTDRKIERALGNRG
- a CDS encoding cryptochrome/photolyase family protein, which translates into the protein MPHPSQPPVIVWFRDDQRLADHPALDHAVASGHPVVCVYVYDPEPRNARALGGAARWWVHESLRELDAALAARGGGLTILRGPEQQVIEAFAAQIGAARVCWNRRYSAAQRETDAAIKSALKARGIEVLTFNGHLLREPWTVTTRGGQPFQVFTAYWRAARHDYAPEPPRPAPRRIAFFPVPENVASRVSALADLKLQPSAPDWAGGLRDTWQCGEAAGQHRLRQFLADTLTAYATGRDTPAAHATSRLSPYLRFGNLSVRQVWYAALEAGHAGAEASPASHTAASLDKFLDELGWREFSYHLLYHFAPLERVNFRRQFDAMPWRNDADALHAWQRGRTGYPLVDAGMRELWHTGWMHNRVRMVAASFLVKHLLMDWRAGEAWFWDTLVDADEASNPASWQWVAGTGADAAPYFRIFNPVLQGQKFDPEGDYVRRWVPELARLPDASIHAPWLAQPAQLQAESVRLGDNYPLPVVDHQQARMRALEALQRVRGDQPDRSAA